In Microbacterium esteraromaticum, the following proteins share a genomic window:
- a CDS encoding AAA family ATPase: MHVLSVSSLKGGVGKTTVTLGLASAAFARGIRTLVVDLDPQSDVSTGMDLQIAGRLNIADVLGNPKEKVVRQAITTSGWAKVHPGTIDVLIGSPSAINFDGPHPSVRDVWKLEEALATVESEYDLVLIDCAPSLNALTRTAWAASDRVMVVTEPGLFSVAAADRALRAIEEIRRGLSPRLQPLGIVVNRVRPQSIEHQFRIKELRDMFGPLVLSPQLPERTSLQQAQGAAKPLHIWPGDSAQELAADFDQLLDRIIRTGRVPVPEGGATA; this comes from the coding sequence GTGCACGTACTCAGCGTCAGCTCCCTCAAGGGAGGCGTCGGAAAGACGACCGTGACCCTCGGTCTCGCTTCCGCCGCCTTCGCCCGTGGCATCCGGACCCTCGTCGTCGACCTCGACCCGCAGTCCGATGTGTCCACCGGCATGGACCTCCAGATCGCCGGCCGGCTGAACATCGCCGACGTCCTCGGCAACCCCAAGGAGAAGGTGGTGCGTCAGGCGATCACCACCAGCGGCTGGGCAAAGGTGCACCCTGGCACGATCGACGTACTGATCGGCAGCCCCTCTGCCATCAACTTCGACGGCCCGCACCCCAGCGTGCGCGACGTGTGGAAGCTCGAAGAGGCACTTGCGACGGTCGAGAGCGAGTACGACCTCGTGCTCATCGACTGCGCTCCCTCGTTGAACGCGCTCACCCGCACCGCATGGGCTGCCAGCGACCGCGTCATGGTCGTCACCGAACCAGGACTCTTCTCCGTCGCCGCTGCCGACCGCGCACTGCGGGCAATCGAGGAGATCCGGCGGGGACTCTCCCCCCGCTTGCAGCCGCTGGGCATCGTCGTCAACCGCGTGCGTCCCCAGTCGATCGAGCACCAGTTCCGCATCAAAGAGCTGCGCGACATGTTCGGCCCCCTGGTGCTCTCCCCTCAGCTGCCCGAGCGCACATCGCTTCAGCAGGCGCAGGGTGCGGCGAAGCCGCTGCACATCTGGCCGGGCGACTCGGCTCAGGAGCTCGCGGCCGATTTCGACCAGCTGCTCGACCGCATCATCCGCACCGGCCGCGTGCCCGTGCCCGAGGGTGGCGCAACCGCCTGA
- a CDS encoding MerR family transcriptional regulator, whose product MNADERGGDPRFVTELLFTDGLPAMDDEVGYRGAVAARAAGITYRQLDYWARTELVVPTVRGASGSGSQRLYGFRDILVLKLVKRLLDTGISLQQIRTAVEQLRAAGIRDLAGTTLMSDGASVYLCTSNDEVIDLVSRGQGVFGIAVGKVLREVESTLVEFDPTAPDPVDELAARRSKRTA is encoded by the coding sequence ATGAATGCGGATGAGCGTGGAGGCGACCCGCGGTTCGTGACCGAACTCCTGTTCACCGATGGTCTTCCGGCCATGGATGACGAGGTCGGCTACCGCGGTGCGGTCGCCGCCCGTGCAGCAGGCATCACGTACCGGCAGCTGGACTACTGGGCGCGCACCGAATTGGTCGTTCCGACCGTCCGCGGTGCGTCCGGGTCGGGCTCGCAGCGGCTGTACGGCTTCCGCGACATCCTCGTGCTCAAGCTCGTCAAACGACTGCTCGACACCGGCATCTCGCTGCAGCAGATCCGCACCGCGGTCGAGCAGCTGCGCGCAGCGGGCATCCGGGATCTCGCCGGAACCACGCTGATGAGCGACGGAGCCTCTGTCTATCTCTGCACGTCGAACGACGAGGTCATCGACCTCGTCAGCCGCGGCCAGGGCGTCTTCGGCATCGCCGTGGGCAAGGTGCTGCGAGAGGTGGAGTCCACTCTCGTGGAGTTCGATCCGACGGCGCCCGACCCTGTCGACGAGCTCGCCGCCCGCCGCTCGAAGCGCACCGCCTGA
- a CDS encoding MerR family transcriptional regulator: MAAAGAARDRSASAGLLSIGQVLARLTPEFPQLTSSKLRFLEVQGIVTPSRTESGYRKFSASDVERLRAALTLQRDHYLPLSVIREQLDEAEAKGEGWGSIAPPSISPPARHHRRDELLRHTGATPQLLNDAISAGLIIGAEHYTDQVATLLSGLVTLARHGIEPRHLRSMRQNAEREAALIESALSTLLRRTDSASRGRAAELAPELATHIDEVRRQLVSQSLARVLS; the protein is encoded by the coding sequence ATGGCGGCGGCTGGCGCCGCCAGGGACCGCTCCGCCTCCGCGGGACTTCTCAGCATCGGTCAGGTCCTGGCTCGGCTCACCCCCGAGTTCCCGCAGCTCACCTCGAGCAAGCTCCGCTTTCTCGAGGTGCAGGGGATCGTCACCCCGTCGCGCACCGAGTCCGGCTACCGCAAGTTCTCCGCCTCGGATGTCGAGCGGCTGCGGGCGGCGCTCACGCTGCAGCGCGATCACTATCTGCCGCTCAGTGTCATCCGCGAGCAGCTCGACGAGGCAGAGGCTAAGGGTGAAGGCTGGGGCAGCATCGCGCCGCCCTCGATCTCGCCGCCCGCCCGTCACCACCGACGGGACGAGCTGCTGCGGCACACGGGGGCGACGCCGCAGCTGCTGAACGACGCCATCAGCGCCGGGCTGATCATCGGTGCCGAGCACTACACCGACCAGGTGGCGACGCTGCTGTCGGGACTCGTCACTCTGGCCAGGCACGGCATCGAACCGCGCCACCTGCGCAGCATGCGGCAGAACGCTGAGCGCGAGGCCGCTCTGATCGAGTCGGCGCTGTCGACGCTGCTTCGCCGCACCGATTCCGCATCGCGCGGGCGAGCCGCGGAACTGGCCCCTGAACTCGCCACGCACATCGACGAGGTGCGGCGTCAGTTGGTCAGCCAGTCGCTCGCACGAGTGCTTTCGTAA
- a CDS encoding FHA domain-containing protein: MGAGGAIHRSGEQRHDVTQTFGHDSDLSFVPFGADLTEAEAAAIAALPSGSALLLVRAGALAGARYLLDADVTTVGRHPEADIFFDDVTVSRRHAEITRSGTAFEIVDQRSLNGTYVNGERVDRSELANGYELRIGKFRMNFFASPTDLATANG, encoded by the coding sequence ATCGGCGCCGGAGGCGCGATTCATCGCAGCGGCGAGCAGCGACACGATGTGACCCAGACGTTCGGACACGACTCCGATCTCTCCTTCGTGCCGTTCGGCGCAGACCTCACCGAAGCCGAGGCCGCGGCGATCGCCGCGCTGCCCTCCGGATCGGCTCTGCTGCTGGTGCGCGCCGGCGCCCTGGCCGGTGCTCGCTACCTGCTCGACGCCGACGTCACGACTGTCGGACGCCACCCCGAGGCCGACATCTTCTTCGACGACGTGACCGTGTCGCGCCGTCACGCCGAGATCACCCGCTCGGGCACCGCGTTCGAGATCGTCGATCAGCGCTCGCTGAACGGCACCTACGTCAATGGGGAGCGCGTCGACCGCAGCGAGCTGGCCAACGGCTACGAGCTGCGCATCGGCAAGTTCCGCATGAACTTCTTCGCCTCGCCGACTGATCTCGCGACGGCGAACGGCTGA
- the lpdA gene encoding dihydrolipoyl dehydrogenase: protein MPHYDVVILGAGPGGYVAAVRSSQLGLSTAIIEEKYWGGVCLNVGCIPSKSLLKNAEIAHTFTHKAEFFGISGDVSFDFGAAFDRSRKVADTHVKGIHFLMKKNKVTEYEGRGTFTGPKAISVAKSDGSTEEITFDNAIIATGSTVRLLPGVQLSDNVVTYEEQILSRELPESIVIVGAGAIGMEFGYVLTNYGVKVTIIEFLDRALPNEDVEVSKEIQRQYKKLGIDILTSTAVKTVTDNGSSVHVTYETRDGKPGEITAGKVLMSVGFAPRVEGFGLDKTGVKLTERGAIDIDDHMRTNVEGIYAIGDVTAKLQLAHVAEAQAVVAAETIGKAETQTLGDYRMMPRATFCQPQVASFGLTEEQAKAEGREIKVAKFPFSANGKANGLGEPVGFVKLIADAEHLELIGGHLIGPDVSELLPELTLAQKWDLTALEAARNVHTHPTLSEALQEAFHGLAGHMINM from the coding sequence ATGCCACATTACGATGTCGTCATCCTCGGCGCGGGCCCTGGCGGATACGTCGCCGCCGTCCGCAGCTCCCAGCTCGGTCTGTCCACCGCGATCATCGAGGAGAAGTACTGGGGCGGTGTGTGTCTGAACGTCGGATGCATCCCCTCCAAGTCGCTCCTGAAAAACGCTGAGATCGCGCACACGTTCACTCACAAGGCCGAGTTCTTCGGCATCTCTGGTGACGTGAGCTTCGACTTCGGGGCCGCGTTCGATCGCAGCCGCAAGGTCGCGGACACGCACGTCAAGGGCATCCACTTCCTGATGAAGAAGAACAAGGTGACCGAGTACGAGGGCCGCGGCACGTTCACGGGCCCGAAGGCCATCTCGGTCGCCAAGAGCGACGGCTCCACCGAGGAGATCACGTTCGACAACGCGATCATCGCGACCGGCTCGACGGTCCGCCTGCTGCCCGGCGTGCAGCTCAGCGACAACGTCGTCACCTACGAAGAGCAGATCCTCTCGCGCGAGCTGCCCGAGTCGATCGTCATCGTCGGCGCCGGCGCCATCGGCATGGAGTTCGGCTACGTGCTGACGAACTACGGCGTGAAGGTCACCATCATCGAGTTCCTCGATCGCGCCCTCCCCAACGAGGACGTGGAGGTCTCGAAGGAGATCCAGCGCCAGTACAAGAAGCTCGGCATCGACATCCTCACCTCCACCGCGGTGAAGACGGTCACCGACAACGGCTCCTCGGTGCACGTCACCTACGAGACCCGTGACGGCAAGCCCGGCGAGATCACCGCGGGCAAGGTGCTCATGTCGGTCGGCTTCGCACCCCGCGTCGAGGGCTTCGGACTCGACAAGACCGGTGTGAAGCTCACCGAGCGCGGCGCGATCGACATCGACGACCACATGCGCACCAACGTCGAGGGCATCTACGCGATCGGCGACGTCACCGCCAAGCTGCAGCTCGCGCACGTGGCCGAGGCACAGGCGGTCGTCGCCGCCGAGACCATCGGCAAGGCCGAGACCCAGACGCTGGGCGACTACCGCATGATGCCGCGCGCGACGTTCTGCCAGCCACAGGTCGCGAGCTTCGGTCTCACCGAGGAGCAGGCCAAGGCCGAGGGTCGCGAGATCAAGGTCGCCAAGTTCCCGTTCAGCGCGAACGGCAAGGCCAACGGCCTCGGCGAGCCGGTCGGCTTCGTCAAGCTCATCGCCGACGCCGAGCACCTCGAGCTCATCGGGGGTCACCTGATCGGCCCCGACGTGTCGGAGCTGCTGCCCGAGCTGACGCTCGCCCAGAAGTGGGACCTCACCGCTCTCGAGGCCGCGCGCAACGTGCACACGCACCCGACGCTGTCCGAGGCGCTGCAGGAGGCCTTCCACGGCCTCGCCGGTCACATGATCAACATGTGA
- a CDS encoding methyltransferase domain-containing protein, with the protein MRADPDRPPVDLRRRALDLPERMDADDADLAMLERTYDRFRYVNAIVSGRGGVYRREIAPRARRGAIRVLDIGCGGGDIARYVARRLQRDGRRAEVVGADIDPRAVRWATDADQDGLVQWRCLSSSDLVAEGERFDVVLSNHVLHHLTASQLGGLLDDSERLTARGGIAVHSDIARSVTAYALFGGLTLPLAGTLLKGSFIREDGMLSIRRSYTATELAAAAPTGWRVERRLPSRLMLVRAGHLV; encoded by the coding sequence ATGCGCGCTGATCCGGATCGACCGCCGGTCGACCTACGGCGGCGTGCGCTCGATCTGCCCGAGCGGATGGATGCCGACGACGCCGACCTCGCCATGCTCGAGCGCACGTACGACCGCTTCCGATATGTGAACGCGATCGTCTCGGGCCGGGGCGGCGTGTACAGACGCGAGATCGCACCCCGCGCGCGAAGAGGAGCGATCCGCGTGCTCGACATCGGCTGCGGAGGCGGCGATATCGCGCGGTATGTCGCCCGCCGGCTGCAGCGTGACGGTCGCCGTGCCGAGGTGGTCGGCGCCGACATCGACCCGCGCGCGGTGCGCTGGGCGACGGATGCCGACCAGGACGGTCTCGTGCAGTGGCGGTGCCTGTCGAGCTCCGACCTCGTCGCCGAGGGTGAGCGGTTCGACGTCGTGCTCTCGAACCATGTGCTGCATCACCTCACCGCGTCGCAGCTCGGCGGACTGCTCGATGACAGCGAGCGTCTCACGGCCCGTGGGGGCATCGCGGTGCACAGCGACATCGCCCGCAGCGTCACCGCCTACGCGCTCTTCGGCGGGCTCACACTGCCCCTCGCCGGCACTCTTCTGAAGGGCTCGTTCATCCGGGAAGACGGCATGCTCAGCATCCGTCGCTCGTACACCGCGACCGAGCTCGCAGCCGCCGCGCCGACCGGCTGGCGGGTCGAGCGCCGGCTGCCGTCCCGGCTCATGCTGGTGCGCGCGGGGCATCTGGTCTGA
- a CDS encoding type III polyketide synthase — MTSSVQLRSIQTLVPEVTVEQHAVRDMFAGQPGISRLAKRLIATSFDGAGVETRHTVLGELAATAAPQSPQFLDHESGLLLEPGTAARNEIYAREADRLFIEVAGRSLDADPDLTASDITHVVTVSCTGFHAPGPDYAIVRALGLSPAVQRYHLGFMGCYAALPALRSATQFCRADPEAVVLVVSVELCTLHLRSSSDPDAIIASSLFADGAAAAVVTARELPTAAPGFTLDGFHTGLIPDGEDDMAWTVGDTGFEMVLSTRVPQLIGTHIVDALRPLWQSDDRIAAALDRQRLAEVVRHWAIHPGGRSILDRVQERLELDDRQLQPAREVLRANGNMSSATVLFVLQRILETERPEPGERVAAMAFGPGLTAESALLTVAGDDHAR, encoded by the coding sequence ATGACCTCCTCTGTGCAGCTGCGCTCCATTCAGACGCTCGTGCCCGAGGTGACCGTCGAGCAGCACGCGGTGCGTGACATGTTCGCCGGGCAGCCGGGCATCTCGCGGCTGGCGAAGCGCCTGATCGCCACGTCTTTCGACGGCGCCGGGGTGGAGACGAGGCACACCGTGCTCGGCGAGCTCGCTGCGACGGCGGCGCCGCAGTCGCCCCAGTTCCTGGACCACGAGTCGGGCCTGCTGCTCGAGCCGGGCACCGCTGCGCGCAATGAGATCTATGCTCGCGAGGCCGACCGGCTCTTCATCGAGGTCGCAGGGCGCAGCCTCGATGCCGACCCCGACCTCACCGCATCCGACATCACGCACGTCGTCACCGTCTCATGTACCGGATTCCACGCACCGGGGCCCGACTACGCCATCGTCCGCGCGCTGGGCCTGTCGCCCGCCGTGCAGCGCTATCACCTCGGGTTCATGGGCTGCTATGCGGCCCTGCCTGCGCTGCGCTCCGCTACGCAGTTCTGCCGCGCCGACCCAGAGGCGGTCGTGCTCGTGGTGAGCGTCGAGCTGTGCACGCTGCACCTGCGCTCGTCGAGCGACCCCGACGCGATCATCGCCTCGTCCCTGTTCGCCGACGGTGCGGCCGCGGCGGTGGTCACCGCGCGCGAGCTGCCGACCGCTGCGCCGGGGTTCACCCTCGACGGCTTCCACACCGGGCTCATCCCGGACGGCGAGGACGACATGGCCTGGACGGTCGGCGACACCGGCTTCGAGATGGTGCTGTCGACCAGGGTGCCGCAGCTGATCGGCACGCACATCGTCGACGCCCTGCGCCCTCTGTGGCAGAGCGACGACCGCATCGCGGCTGCGCTCGACCGCCAGCGGCTCGCCGAGGTCGTGCGGCACTGGGCTATTCACCCGGGCGGACGCAGCATCCTCGACCGCGTGCAGGAACGGCTCGAACTCGACGACCGGCAGCTGCAGCCCGCCCGCGAGGTGCTGCGCGCGAACGGAAACATGTCGAGCGCCACCGTGCTGTTCGTGCTGCAGCGCATCCTCGAGACCGAGCGGCCTGAACCGGGTGAACGCGTCGCTGCGATGGCCTTCGGCCCCGGGCTCACCGCCGAGAGCGCGCTGCTCACCGTCGCCGGAGACGACCATGCGCGCTGA
- a CDS encoding CYTH domain-containing protein produces the protein MTEEPQRTFEIERKYDADADTALPDWTGIPGVLSVTDGEPRELDARYLDTVDAALARNGIALRRRTGGPDAGWHIKGPRQGDGRLELGWPLGDADRLPDAVAEMVAQWTDADLHPIARIENSRTAFHLLGADGIIAEFVDDHVRATDLRTGTRREWREWEMELGPAAPGDRGAFFAAVDAAVFAAGGRKPSSGSKLARALGF, from the coding sequence GTGACAGAAGAGCCTCAGCGCACCTTCGAGATCGAGCGCAAGTACGACGCCGACGCAGACACGGCACTTCCCGACTGGACGGGCATTCCCGGAGTCCTCTCGGTCACCGACGGCGAACCCCGTGAGCTCGATGCGCGCTATCTCGACACCGTCGACGCCGCCCTCGCCAGGAACGGCATCGCCCTTCGCCGCCGCACGGGCGGACCCGATGCCGGCTGGCACATCAAGGGCCCAAGGCAGGGCGACGGCCGACTCGAACTCGGCTGGCCGCTCGGCGACGCAGATCGTCTCCCCGATGCTGTCGCCGAGATGGTCGCGCAGTGGACGGACGCCGACCTGCATCCGATCGCGCGCATCGAGAACTCCCGCACCGCCTTCCATCTGCTCGGTGCTGACGGCATCATCGCCGAGTTCGTCGACGACCACGTCCGCGCCACGGATCTGCGCACCGGCACTCGCCGAGAGTGGCGCGAATGGGAGATGGAGCTCGGTCCCGCAGCCCCCGGCGATCGGGGCGCGTTCTTCGCTGCCGTGGATGCCGCGGTGTTCGCCGCGGGAGGCCGCAAGCCGTCATCGGGATCGAAGCTCGCCCGAGCACTCGGATTCTGA
- a CDS encoding response regulator, with amino-acid sequence MALARLHGGPLDGQIIPLDDADQDSLILPYSETQLTYRREGEATRTGAHDGPTETAFWFVEAGDDISPGDD; translated from the coding sequence ATGGCACTCGCACGACTTCACGGCGGCCCGCTCGACGGGCAGATCATCCCGCTCGACGACGCGGATCAGGACTCGCTGATCCTGCCGTACAGCGAGACGCAGCTCACCTATCGTCGAGAGGGTGAGGCGACCAGGACCGGTGCGCACGACGGCCCGACCGAGACCGCGTTCTGGTTCGTCGAGGCGGGCGACGACATCAGCCCTGGCGACGACTGA
- a CDS encoding prepilin peptidase — protein sequence MTLHSAAVLIVHLALAVVGLCLIVIDARTHRLPNRIVLPTLAALIPLVVMEALATGDGGRMTRTLLGGLALGVFYAVLRLASRQGMGGGDVKLAAVIGLVLAWHGWSTLLIGAAAAFLLGALHALVLMALRRATRHTRIAFGPWMIIGAVLAIGGTYAVLSA from the coding sequence GTGACGCTCCACTCCGCAGCCGTGCTCATCGTGCACCTCGCGCTCGCCGTCGTCGGCCTATGCCTCATCGTGATCGACGCGCGCACGCACCGGCTGCCGAACCGCATCGTCCTGCCCACGCTGGCCGCTCTGATCCCGCTCGTGGTCATGGAGGCGCTCGCGACGGGCGACGGAGGGCGGATGACGCGCACGCTGCTCGGCGGTCTCGCTCTGGGGGTCTTCTATGCGGTGCTGCGCCTCGCATCGAGGCAGGGCATGGGCGGAGGGGACGTGAAGCTCGCCGCCGTCATCGGTCTCGTCCTCGCCTGGCACGGCTGGTCGACGCTGCTGATCGGGGCTGCAGCAGCCTTCCTGCTCGGGGCGCTGCACGCACTCGTGCTGATGGCCCTCCGCCGGGCCACCAGGCACACCCGCATCGCGTTCGGGCCGTGGATGATCATCGGGGCGGTTCTGGCGATCGGCGGCACATACGCCGTGCTGTCGGCGTAG
- a CDS encoding DUF1905 domain-containing protein, whose amino-acid sequence MRIEFDSEVTRWQARTDAWYFATLPEQLSLEIRELPTPPRGFGSLRVQARIGLTVWTTSIFFDGSAFVLPLKKQVRQQQGIDEGDVVTVDLDILDV is encoded by the coding sequence ATGCGGATCGAGTTCGACAGCGAGGTCACCCGATGGCAGGCAAGGACGGATGCCTGGTACTTCGCCACGCTGCCTGAGCAGCTCTCGCTCGAGATCCGCGAGCTGCCGACCCCGCCACGCGGCTTCGGGTCGCTCCGCGTGCAGGCGCGGATAGGCCTCACGGTCTGGACGACATCGATCTTCTTCGACGGCTCCGCCTTCGTGCTGCCGCTGAAGAAGCAGGTGCGCCAGCAGCAGGGGATCGACGAGGGCGATGTCGTCACGGTCGATCTCGACATCCTCGACGTCTGA
- a CDS encoding DNA polymerase Y family protein, whose translation MSTPGALVAEAMRVHVLWFPDWPLRAALGAAPPHPPTALVRAGIVSACTDSARAHGVRIGQRKRQAQSRLPSLRMLPHDETADERAFLPVLRLIEAHAPGVHLLRPGLAALRSRGISRYHDGEEGAAAALVRVLSDAGYDETRIGVADGMFTAELAARAAPPRGDGIDPWVVILSGASRAFLAPLPLQVLGEPELADLLRRLGVGTLGEFAALDALTVRARFGEHGARLHDLASGADSRPLTPRPPDPQLAREVQFETPLGQSDQIAFAVRQTADAVLLALADVSAVCTEVRIDLTDDDGAVFSRTWLHPTCFDAGDLVDRVRWQLETIVDDAPDDAAHAFRGIVGVRLAPVAVDDAAHHQPGLFGSGTDERLHHAVSRVQTLLGHRGVSTAAMSGGRMLADRQVLTPWGERPLVQRDPSQPWPGSLPDPLPTEVYSPMRPVRVRGAGGAEIEIDERGALSAPPALIDNSEVVGWAGPWPVHEHRWDVERARSGHRFQMLDAGHRAWLVFHSSGGWWAEGRYR comes from the coding sequence ATGAGCACCCCGGGCGCGCTGGTCGCCGAGGCGATGCGCGTGCATGTGCTGTGGTTTCCCGACTGGCCGCTGCGTGCCGCGCTGGGCGCCGCTCCCCCGCATCCGCCCACCGCTCTCGTGCGCGCGGGGATCGTCTCGGCCTGCACGGATTCCGCCCGCGCGCACGGGGTCCGGATCGGGCAGCGCAAGAGGCAGGCGCAGAGCCGGCTGCCGTCACTGCGGATGCTGCCGCACGACGAGACTGCTGACGAGCGCGCCTTCCTTCCCGTGCTGCGACTGATCGAGGCTCACGCCCCTGGGGTGCATCTGCTGCGTCCTGGACTCGCCGCCCTGCGCTCGCGGGGCATCTCCCGCTATCACGACGGGGAGGAGGGGGCGGCGGCCGCACTGGTGCGCGTGCTCTCCGATGCCGGATACGACGAGACGCGCATCGGCGTGGCAGACGGCATGTTCACCGCCGAGCTCGCCGCACGAGCCGCACCGCCCCGGGGCGACGGGATCGATCCGTGGGTCGTGATCCTCTCTGGCGCCTCCCGGGCGTTCCTGGCTCCGCTGCCCCTGCAGGTGCTCGGCGAACCCGAGCTCGCCGACCTGCTGCGAAGGCTGGGCGTCGGCACCCTGGGTGAGTTCGCCGCCCTCGACGCGCTCACGGTGCGGGCGCGATTCGGCGAGCACGGCGCGCGGCTGCACGACCTGGCATCCGGCGCCGACTCACGGCCTCTCACACCTCGTCCACCCGACCCGCAGCTGGCGAGAGAGGTGCAGTTCGAGACTCCGCTCGGGCAGTCCGACCAGATCGCCTTCGCGGTGCGTCAGACGGCAGATGCCGTGCTGCTCGCTCTCGCCGACGTGTCTGCCGTGTGCACCGAGGTGCGCATCGATCTCACCGACGACGACGGAGCGGTCTTCTCGCGCACCTGGCTGCACCCGACCTGCTTCGACGCCGGCGATCTGGTCGACCGGGTTCGTTGGCAGCTCGAGACGATCGTCGACGACGCTCCTGACGATGCCGCCCATGCCTTCCGCGGCATCGTCGGGGTTCGGCTCGCGCCGGTCGCGGTCGATGACGCCGCTCATCATCAGCCTGGGCTCTTCGGCTCGGGCACCGACGAGCGGCTGCACCATGCGGTCTCGCGCGTGCAGACTCTGCTCGGCCACCGAGGGGTGAGCACGGCGGCGATGTCGGGCGGACGCATGCTGGCCGACCGCCAGGTGCTCACGCCGTGGGGCGAGCGGCCTCTCGTGCAGCGGGATCCGTCGCAGCCGTGGCCGGGCAGCCTGCCCGATCCCCTTCCGACCGAGGTGTACTCGCCCATGCGGCCGGTGCGGGTGCGCGGCGCCGGTGGCGCCGAGATCGAGATCGATGAGCGCGGAGCGCTGTCCGCCCCGCCGGCGCTGATCGACAACAGCGAGGTGGTCGGCTGGGCGGGCCCGTGGCCGGTGCACGAGCACCGGTGGGATGTCGAGCGCGCCCGCTCAGGGCACCGCTTCCAGATGCTCGATGCGGGGCATCGCGCCTGGCTGGTGTTCCACTCATCCGGCGGCTGGTGGGCCGAGGGACGGTACCGCTGA